AGAAAATAAGCGGTGAGAAAGTGACCGGCTTCATGATATAAAACTCTTTCTCGTTGTTCTGCAGTAGAAAATAAGTCCAGAAATAAGGTTACGCCGCGATTTTCCCAGGCTAACGTATCAAACGTGAGTAGTCCCATCACGGCAAAAGTGGTTCCCGCAGGGAGAATAATGGGAATATTTAAAATGGGAGACAGTAGTGCAAACATCGTCATGGCAAAAATGCCAATTGCAATTAAATTGAGACTAATTGGTTGCATCAGGAAAAACGAATAATTAATAATTATGTAATAGCAAATTGGGACAGATAAATTAAGTCAATGGGAAGAGTAAAAGACAAGGGAGAAGTTTTAAGCAATAGCGAATCAGCATTGTAGATGTAGCAGCGATTAATCAATTTCATATAAAATAGAAATAATTATCTTGTCCAATAAACTTGATTGATCGGCTCATTGAAACTTGGGAGACACTCAACTATGAATTACACTATTGAAATTGAACAAGAAGAAGATGGAAGAATTATTGCAGAAGTCATTGAGTTACCGGGTGTATTAGCTTACGGAAAAACAAAAGAAGAAGCAGTTCATAAAGTACAGGCTCTAGCTTTGTATGTTATTGCAGATCGATTAGAACATGAGGAAGAAACTTCGCAACTATTAAATCTTTCTTTTGTTGCAGCATGAGTCATTGGAAAGCCACAAAAGCTAAAGATGTTTTAGCATCACTTCTTCGCATCGGATGGACAATTAAAATACAGAGAGGCTCACACAAAATTCTAGAACGTCCAGGT
This DNA window, taken from Cyanobacteria bacterium GSL.Bin1, encodes the following:
- a CDS encoding type II toxin-antitoxin system HicB family antitoxin; this translates as MNYTIEIEQEEDGRIIAEVIELPGVLAYGKTKEEAVHKVQALALYVIADRLEHEEETSQLLNLSFVAA
- a CDS encoding addiction module toxin, HicA family, yielding MSHWKATKAKDVLASLLRIGWTIKIQRGSHKILERPGWNNFVFAFHDGEEIGPKMLSRIAKSTVLKTEDL